One Paenibacillus sp. FSL H7-0737 DNA segment encodes these proteins:
- a CDS encoding FeoA family protein yields MNPVLRRRLADLGVSEGVNIRLKGKGPFWGPITLECNGQLFAIRRKEASLIEVNVS; encoded by the coding sequence ATGAACCCCGTTCTACGCCGTCGTCTTGCTGATCTCGGAGTGTCAGAGGGTGTGAACATCCGTCTTAAAGGAAAGGGACCTTTTTGGGGACCGATTACGCTAGAATGTAACGGCCAGCTGTTCGCCATACGCCGCAAAGAAGCTTCTCTGATTGAGGTGAACGTATCTTGA
- a CDS encoding aldolase catalytic domain-containing protein — protein sequence MKTNQCKIVDCTIRDGGLVNNWDFSVEFVQNLYAGLNEAGVDYMEIGYKNSPKLLKGAEGAGPWRFLNDDFLRKVIPQKGHTKLSALVDIGRVDENDILPRSESMLDLIRVACYSKDVEKALQLVQTFHDLGYETTINIMALSNVMENELLEAFEMIRESVVDVVYIVDSYGSLDHNDINYLVEKFKTHLPNKRLGVHTHNNLQLAFSNTLIAAEKGVELLDASCYGMGRAAGNCPTELLVTHLKNTRYTLRPVIDIIERLMIPLREKEEWGYIIPYMITGTLDEHPRSAMALRASADKDKAVDFYDKLTTPEVNFGDK from the coding sequence ATGAAGACTAATCAATGTAAAATTGTTGACTGCACCATTCGCGATGGGGGGCTCGTTAACAACTGGGATTTCAGCGTGGAATTTGTGCAAAATTTGTATGCCGGCTTGAATGAGGCTGGTGTTGACTATATGGAAATCGGTTATAAAAACTCCCCTAAACTGCTCAAAGGAGCAGAAGGTGCTGGACCATGGCGTTTTCTGAACGATGACTTCTTACGTAAAGTTATCCCGCAAAAGGGACATACGAAGCTTTCCGCTTTGGTTGATATCGGTCGTGTGGATGAGAATGATATTTTACCTCGCAGCGAAAGTATGCTGGATCTGATTCGGGTAGCTTGTTATAGCAAAGATGTGGAGAAAGCCTTACAGCTGGTACAAACCTTCCATGATCTAGGCTATGAGACAACGATCAATATTATGGCTTTGTCGAATGTAATGGAGAATGAATTATTAGAAGCTTTCGAAATGATTCGTGAGAGTGTAGTTGATGTGGTATACATTGTGGATTCATACGGTAGTCTAGATCACAACGATATCAATTACTTAGTTGAGAAGTTCAAAACTCATTTGCCAAACAAACGCCTGGGCGTACATACCCACAATAATCTTCAACTCGCGTTCTCCAATACGTTGATTGCTGCTGAGAAAGGTGTAGAGCTGCTGGACGCTTCCTGTTATGGAATGGGACGTGCTGCGGGGAATTGTCCTACAGAGCTGCTAGTGACCCATTTGAAGAATACACGCTACACATTGCGCCCTGTAATTGATATCATTGAACGCCTGATGATTCCTTTACGTGAAAAAGAAGAGTGGGGCTATATCATTCCTTACATGATCACTGGAACGCTTGATGAGCATCCACGTTCAGCAATGGCGCTTCGCGCATCGGCGGATAAGGATAAAGCGGTTGATTTCTATGATAAGCTTACAACACCTGAGGTTAACTTCGGAGATAAATAA
- a CDS encoding putative bifunctional diguanylate cyclase/phosphodiesterase, translated as MRQEEKKTIQAAIVGALLFLFIQIFHTSLNRLDNWDIISALYLIVGCCTVAFGFAIFAQGWLFFSSRLSKGRLYVAALFGGICIIDFLHTLGFVAFPLISSFITPEESRWLLTFSRLSSGLGILFIFSREDKPVTVTEKRNVFRIAFMLIVLFIALFVFIHSAVPELFTKPWMSTLKQFVDLAVLFVYLAGVAVIVFPGNNEKSASLLVIIRALIFFSLGQAFFMTPISGGNIDDLFGMLCSGIAYYQLLTGVYRLTIEEPFYEKQLAEERINYLAYHDDLTGLPNRRRLTQRVEEMIDAGETNTNDQFSALAIMNINHFKNINDSLGHYAGDLLLKLVSERLSNEARSGEELYSMGADEFAFLMTERASLGECLARATELLRLFEAPVNIESGEYHISLSLGMSIYPGDGETAEHLIQNADTAVHNAKEQGVEIRRYIPAMQMKAKERLKLENDLRRALERDEFYLLYQPKVQLETEEIVGMEALLRWNHPKRGIVSPNEFIPLAEDSGLIVPIGEWVLKMACQQNKQWQLAGYQPICVSINLSMRQFLQPNLAGKIHTILTDIGLDPCYVDLEITESMTLDKETAFDQLKRLKELGVFISIDDFGTGYSSLHYLKDMPIDRLKIDRSFVSEVMEDSNNAAIVSTITSMAHHLKLKVTAEGVENKEQLQFLREQHCHEAQGFLFSKPIQAAEFETSFLKKAPLGASL; from the coding sequence ATGAGACAAGAAGAGAAAAAGACAATTCAAGCGGCTATTGTAGGAGCCTTACTGTTCCTATTCATTCAAATTTTCCATACATCGTTAAACCGATTGGACAATTGGGATATTATTTCTGCACTCTATCTCATTGTCGGCTGTTGTACTGTTGCTTTTGGATTTGCGATATTTGCACAGGGCTGGTTGTTCTTCTCTAGCAGATTATCTAAAGGAAGATTATATGTCGCAGCTCTTTTTGGTGGAATATGTATTATTGATTTCTTGCATACACTCGGCTTTGTAGCATTTCCATTGATTTCATCGTTTATAACCCCTGAGGAATCAAGGTGGCTGCTTACCTTTTCACGACTATCCAGCGGTCTGGGTATATTGTTTATTTTTAGTAGAGAAGATAAACCAGTGACCGTTACCGAAAAAAGAAATGTATTCAGAATCGCCTTCATGTTGATCGTGCTCTTCATCGCATTATTTGTATTTATCCACTCAGCAGTGCCTGAGTTATTTACTAAGCCTTGGATGAGTACACTTAAACAATTCGTTGATCTGGCAGTACTTTTTGTTTATTTAGCAGGTGTGGCTGTCATCGTATTTCCTGGGAATAATGAAAAGTCAGCCTCGCTGCTTGTTATTATTCGGGCACTTATCTTTTTCTCGCTAGGCCAGGCTTTTTTTATGACTCCCATAAGCGGCGGAAATATTGATGATCTCTTTGGGATGTTATGTAGCGGAATTGCTTATTACCAGTTGCTTACCGGCGTGTATCGCCTGACAATTGAAGAGCCATTTTACGAGAAACAGTTGGCCGAAGAACGGATCAATTATTTGGCGTATCATGATGATTTAACAGGACTTCCTAATAGACGTCGGCTGACACAGCGTGTAGAAGAAATGATTGATGCTGGAGAGACGAACACAAATGATCAATTCTCGGCTTTGGCCATTATGAATATTAATCATTTTAAGAATATAAATGACTCTCTGGGTCATTATGCCGGAGACCTTTTATTGAAATTGGTGTCTGAGCGTCTCAGTAATGAGGCTAGATCCGGTGAAGAGCTGTATAGCATGGGAGCGGATGAGTTTGCTTTTCTAATGACAGAAAGAGCAAGTCTTGGAGAATGCTTGGCACGAGCTACAGAGTTGCTCAGATTATTTGAAGCACCCGTTAATATAGAATCTGGCGAGTACCATATCTCACTCAGCTTGGGGATGAGTATTTATCCTGGTGACGGGGAAACTGCTGAACATCTCATTCAAAATGCGGATACTGCTGTTCATAATGCGAAGGAGCAGGGCGTGGAGATTCGTCGTTATATCCCAGCCATGCAGATGAAGGCAAAGGAACGCCTGAAGCTGGAAAATGACCTTCGAAGAGCGCTTGAGCGTGATGAGTTCTATCTCTTATATCAGCCAAAGGTGCAGCTGGAGACAGAAGAGATTGTAGGTATGGAAGCTTTATTGCGCTGGAATCATCCTAAGCGTGGTATTGTCTCACCTAATGAGTTTATTCCATTAGCTGAGGATAGCGGGCTAATTGTTCCAATTGGGGAATGGGTACTGAAGATGGCGTGCCAGCAAAATAAACAGTGGCAGCTAGCAGGCTACCAGCCGATATGCGTCTCTATCAACTTATCTATGCGTCAATTCCTTCAGCCGAACCTGGCTGGTAAAATTCATACCATTCTGACCGATATTGGTTTGGATCCATGTTATGTTGATCTTGAAATTACAGAGAGTATGACCTTGGATAAAGAAACGGCTTTTGATCAGCTGAAGCGCTTGAAAGAGCTAGGTGTGTTCATTAGCATCGATGATTTTGGTACAGGTTATAGCTCATTGCACTATTTGAAGGATATGCCGATCGACAGGCTAAAGATTGACAGATCGTTTGTCTCCGAGGTTATGGAGGACAGTAATAATGCGGCAATAGTCTCCACGATTACTTCTATGGCGCATCATTTGAAGCTTAAGGTTACCGCAGAAGGGGTGGAGAACAAAGAGCAGCTGCAGTTTTTGCGTGAGCAGCATTGCCATGAAGCTCAAGGGTTTTTGTTCAGTAAACCTATTCAAGCAGCTGAATTTGAGACCTCATTTTTGAAAAAGGCTCCCCTCGGCGCTTCCTTGTAA